In Prochlorococcus marinus CUG1435, the genomic window CAATATGAAAAAAAATAGAATTGGATTCTCTATTCAAGTAATCTTGCCAATAGAGAAAAAAGAATTTTTTAGGCAGCTATGGTTTGATTATTCCAATACTATTGGAGTTCGTGAAAGGATCCAATCAAGGTGGATATTACTTAGAAGGAGAGGAGAATGTTCAACGACTTTTGGAAATATAAAAGTTAAACAGACTATGAAACCAGATGGATCAATAACTATGAAGCCTGAAAATGACGAAGTTATAAGATTAAAACTAGAGCATAAAATATCAACTGAAGAAATAAGAAAAATAATAAAAGATTCCAGTAAAAAATTTCAAGCATTTGAAGACTGGAAATGAGATTCAATTTAAGTAGTCAATCATATTGGAAATTTCTAAAAAAATTTAATTTTGGAATTTTAAAGAGTACTTTCTTTATTTCAAGCTTGTTATATTTTTGCATCTATTTTTTTTATAATATTGATCAAATTACTTTTGATATTAATTTAGAAAAAAATGGAATTAATTTATTTTTATCATTTTTATTTTGTGTTTTAAGTATTTACCTGAACGCATATGGATGGAAATATATTGTTAAATGGTTTGGGAAAGAATTTAAAAGTAATAATCTAGTTTCTTTTTATGTCTTAACTAATATTCTAAAATACGTTCCTGGAGGGATTTGGCATTTTGTTGAAAGATTTAATTTTATAAAAAAAATAAGTAATCCCCAGATTGCTTTGTATTCGACACTTATAGAACCTTATTTTATGTTGAGTGGATCTTTTCTCTTGGCATCGCTGGGATTAATTTTTTCACCACTTTATTCTTTTTTAATTTTTCCTTTAGTATTCTTAAATAGGAAATTAATTTATTTTATCTTAAAAAGATTAAGAACCCTTAAGGGAAAAGTATTTGAGGTTTTGAGACTTCAAAATTTAAATGGCCAATTTGAAGAGAGAACAAATATAATCTCTTTTTTTCCTAGTAGAGCTTTATTGCTTGAAATTGGATTTGTTTTATCTAAATTTGTTGGGTTTTATTTTTGCTTAAATACTTTTTATCAAAGTAATACTTTGGACATCATATTTTTATTAGTAATCTTTTCTTTGTCATGGTCTTTAGGATTGGTAGTCCCAACAGCTCCAGGAGGAGTTGGTGTTTTTGAAGCCTGCCTTCTTTTTCTTGTGGGCAGAAATATCCCACAGAATGCAATTTTTGTTTGCTTAATTTATTTTAGAATTATATCTACATCGGCAGATTTGTTGTTAAGCTTCCCTTTTTTAATTAGAAAAATTTTTAAAAGAATTTAGTTTTTTTTCTCTAAACTTGGTATTAATGTAATTGATGCAATAAGGCCCAGAATCATGATAAAAATAGCTGGTAATATTGCTTCTACCATTCTTTCATCTCCAGCATATTGATATATTCGAACAGATAATGTATCGAAATCGAATGGTCTTAAAATAAATGTTATGGGTAATTCTTTTATCGTGTCTACAAAAACTAAAAGTGATCCGACAAAGATTGGTCCTTGGAGTAAAGGCAGATGAATTTTTTTGATGATTCCCAGCCAATTCTCTCCTAAACCAAGTGCAGCTTCATCAAGACCAGGAGAAATCCTCTCAAGACTTGAATCAATAGAACCCTTAGAAATAGTTAGAAATCGGACAAGATAACCCCAGATTAGTAAGCAAATAGCAATGAAGTTTAATTTTGAAGAAGAAACGCTTATTAAAGATAAAGCTAAAACTGTACCTGGTATTGCGTAACCTATCCCCGCAAGGTTTGTTATTAGTTCTAGAAATAAGTTTTTATTTGGACGTCTAGCTAAGGAAATTATTAACGAGAATAGCATTGTTATTAATGCTGTAAAAAATCCTAAACTAATAGTCCTAAATGATAGGTTGAGTAATTCTAAAGACAACCCTTTATGAATTTGATCGATATTTAGCAGAACCCAAAAAAAAGGAATTCCAAAAGAGAAAATTGGAGGGAATAAGGATATGATTATTGCCAAAAAAGCTCGATTTTTTTTTAATTCCCACCCTTGAGAATCTTTTGATGCAGGATTTTCACTCCACCTCTTTGATTTTCTTCGCGAGAATTTTTCAAAAATAATTAAAGTAAAAATTATTGACAAGGCTACCAATGATAGTCCAATAGCACTTTTTGGATCACCCTCAATTATCCAATTTTCGGCTATACCTGTAGAAATACTTGGAATATTTAATAATGCAAATGTACCTAACTCATTCATTACTTCCATACACATTAAACTTATTCCTGTTATCAATGCTGGCATCGCCATTGGGAAAGCTATTTTAAAGAAGCTCCTCCATGGCCCAACTCCTAATCCTCTACTAGCATTTATTTGATTAATACCAAATTTATTAAAACTTTCATTTGCAAGAATGAATACATATGGATACGTAGAAATCGAAAGTATTAAAACCCCCCACCATAAACCAGTTACCTGATACCCAAAAATACTTCCTAAATCCTGTAAAACAGCTGTTATTAGATATGCTGGGGCAGCTAATGGAACTAGCTGAAAGATACGAAGAATTTTTCTGAACTTAAAATCGCAATTTGAAAGTAACCATCCATTTATTGTTCCCAAGCCTCCCCCAAATAAACTTGTCAGTGCTAAAACTTTTAGAGTTCCTAATACCTCTTCTCCTCCAGCAATACCCAATGAAAAATTTCCACTTAAAACATATTGAATTCCCTCAAGAAGAAAATTGCATATTGGAATGATTACTAATATTGAAACAATAACCGATATGGTAAAAAGAAGTTTTAATTCGTTTACTGCTTTTTTAAATCCTTTAATTAGTATTTTCAAAAATTAATTAAACCCTAATATGTATACTCTAATCTGTACTAAATCTACACGATGAGAGTTGCTTCTTAATAGTTTGATGATCTAAGTCTTTCCCAATTAAAACTATCTTGTTAGATTTTTCTTTTGTCCATTCTTCATCATCTAGAGAAAATCGTTTTCCGGATAGGTGAAAAATGTGTTTTCTTTCACTCTCCATAAACCATAATATTCCTTTTGCCCTAAATACATTTTGTGAGATTTGATTATCTAAGAAATATTGAAACTTCCTTAGGGAAAATGGTTCAAATGTCTCATAAGAAACTGATGTAAAACCATCTATATTATTGATCAAATCGTGTGAATGAGAGGAGTGATCGTGTGAATGAGAGGAGTGATCGTGTGAGTGAGAGGAGTGATCGTGTGAGTGAGAGGAGTGATCGTGTGAATGAGAGGAGTGATCGTGTGAGTGAGAGGAGTGATCGTGTGAATGAGAGGAGTGATCGTGTGAATTGTCTTTTACATCTTCTTTATCCTTATCGAATTGAAAAGTATCTGTTTCAAATAGACCTACACTCATTATTGTTTGTAATCCAACTTCACTATTTGTTGATCTCAATATCCTTGGTTCTTTTTTTATTTTATTTATAAATTTTTCGACTTTTTTTAATTGTACTTCGTTGACTAAATCACATTTATTTAGGAGAAGGATATCTCCGTATAAAATCTGAGAATAGGCGACACTTGTATTATTAATTTCAAAATCAAAATTTTCTCCATCAATGACAGTGATGATTGAATCTAATCTTACTTTTTCCCGAAGATCTCCAGCTGCAAAAGTCATGGCTACTGGTAATGGATCTGCAAGCCCAGTAGTTTCCACAATCAAATAGTCTAATTTTTCAGCTCTTTCTAAAACTTTGGATACGGTATTTAATAATTCGCCATTGATAGAGCAACATATACATCCATTATTTAATTCGATCATATCTTCTGAGCCTTCTATTATTAAGTCATTATCTATTCCTATCTCTCCAAATTCATTAACCAAAACAGCTGTTTTAAGACCTACTTGATTTTTTAAAATATGATTTAGAAGTGTAGTTTTGCCAGAACCTAAAAATCCACTAATAATAGTAACTGGCAATAAATTTTTAGACATTTTGAATAGTTGAAAACAAGTTTATATTTTTATTGATCGAAAATTTTGTTAATTTCCGAAGCTAATGTTTGATCCAGATTCGTAATGCCTCCTAGATCATGTGTATTTAATTTAATTATTACTTTTGCATACACATTCTCCCAGTTAGGATGATGATTATATTTTTCACAGATTAAAGCAACCTTAGTCATAAAAGCAAAGGCTTCAATAAAATTAGCGAAGTTGAATTCTCTTTGGATTTGTTTAGATTTAATTTCCCAGCCAGGTATTTTGACAACTAATTCATTCAATTCTTCATCTTGCAAAATGTAGGGTTCCATTAAATAAGAAATCTGACTTATTACATTATAGATATCTTACTTTTTCTCACCAATTATATGTACATTAATGATTCTTTCCTTTTGATCAAATCGATGTTCCCATAAATAAACTGCTTGCCATGTGCCAAGCATAATTTTCCCGTCTTGAAAACTCAAAGATAAACAAGTGTTTGTTAGTGATGTTTTAATATGTGCTGGCATATCGTCAGCCCCTTCTTGATAATGTTTATAGGATATTTCTTCTCTATTTTTTGATAAGGTTAGGTAGGAATCATAGGGAACTATCGATTGCATATACTGTTTTAGGTCCCTCAGTACATTTGGATCTGCGTTCTCATTAATAGTTAAACTGCAACTTGTATGAAGTGAAGTTAAATTTAAAATTCCGGAATGAAAATTATTTTTTTTAACACATAAATTTAAATCATATGTGATATCAATAAAACCCTCGCCATGGGTAATGAATTTTAATTTTGAAAATATTTGTTCCATATAAGTTAAAACTTAATTAATCAATATCCTATTATGGATAAAAATGCATGTTTTACTGCAGACATTAAAATTTTTATCTTAAGATAAATTTAATTTCCATTTAAATCTTTGGCTGAAACTCATTGGAATAAACTGGGTGCTTACCTTAAAGAAACACAAATATTAGGTTCAATCCAAAATACACTTTATTGGGATCAGAATACTGGAATGCCAAAGAAAGGTGCTTCTTGGAGGTCTGAACAACTCACTTATATTGCAAAAGTATTGCATGAAAGAAATTCTTCCGAGGAATTTTCTAATTTAATACAATCTGCTAAAAATGAACTAGCAGATATTGAACGAAATTCCGATAATCAACTTTTCATAAAAGATAAAGAAAGAAATATTAGTCTTTTATTGAAGGAATTTAATAGAGAAAGAAATTTAGATCCTAAATTAGTTGAGTCTCTAGCAAAGGCAAAATCTAAAGGGTATGAAAGCTGGCAAGAAGCTAAGGAAAAATCAGATTTTAAAATTTTTCTTCCTTTCTTTGAAGAATTAGTTAAATTGCGGATTGAAGAGGCAAAACAAACATCAGATCAATATTCACCATGGGAAACTTTAGCCCAACCCTTTGAGCCTGAATTAACTTTAAAGTGGCTGAATAAAATGTTTCAGCCTTTGAAAGACACTCTCCCAGAGTTGATTAGAGGGATTAATAAATCTAAGAAATATCACTGGGATTTGAGTCCAGAATCTCAACATAATTTATGTTCTCAATTACTTGATGAGTTTGGGAGAGATAAAGATCTAGTTGTTGTTGGTAAATCTCCCCATCCTTTTTCGATTACGTTAGGGCCTAATGATTTCAGGATTACGACAAGAATTGTTGAAGGTGAACCATTATCAAGCTTTCTAGCAACTGCTCATGAGTGGGGGCATTCTATTTATGAGCAGGGTTTGCCATCTCAAAGTCATCAATGGTTTGCTTGGCCTTTAGGTCAAGCAACCTCTATGGGTATTCATGAAAGTCAATCTTTATTTTGGGAAAATAGAATAGTTAAATCCAAATCTTTTTCAAAAAGATTTTTTAACAAATTTGTTTCGGCTGGATGTTCTCTTAATAATTATTTAGAACTATGGAAATCGATTAATCATTTGGAAGCAGGATTAAATAGGGTTGAAGCGGATGAATTGACTTATGGCTTACACATATTAATAAGAACCGAACTTGAAATAGATTTAATTGAAAGAGGGTTACCTGCTGAAGATATTCCAAAAGAATGGAATAAAAGATATGATGAACTCCTAGGAATTAAACCCTCTAATGATTCAGAAGGTTGTCTTCAAGATGTTCATTGGAGTGAAGGGGCTTTTGGATATTTCCCCTCATATTTGTTAGGACATGTTATAAGTGCGCAAATATCTTCTCAAATGGAAAGAGACATAGGTTTGATTGACAACTTAATTGAAAATGGTGAATATCAAAAGATCATCTTTTGGTTAAAAAATAATATACATAAATATGGTAGATCAGTTAATTGTATGGAGTTGGTAAGAGCTGTAACTAATGAAGAACTATCGCCAAACTATTTTATTAATCATTTAAGGTCTAAAATAAATGATTTTTGCTGAAACATTACTTTTAAAGAATTTGGTTAGGTGTGAGGATGTAAGATAAACAAAAATAATTTCTTGATGGCAAATCTAAATCAGCCCCCAAGCAGGGTTACTCCAAATTTATTGCACATACTAAATGCTTTCACTGATAGCTCAAATACAATAATAAACACTATTGTTGAATTGAACTCCAATACCATAAATAAATATGAATTAATTACAGAAACGGGCCATCTTAAACTTGATAGGGTAGGTTATTCATCACTTGCTTATCCTTTTGCTTATGGATGTATTCCAAGGACATGGGATGAAGATGGAGATCCGCTTGATGTAGAAATTGTTGGTGTAACTGAGCCATTGATACCCGGATCTATTGTGGAAGCAAGGATTATTGGGTTGATGAAATTTGATGATGGTGGAGAGGTCGATGATAAGGTAATAGCGGTTCTCGCAGATGATAAAAGAATGGATCATATCTCAAGTTATGAAGAACTTGGAGATCATTGGTTAAAAGAAACAATGTATTATTGGGAGCACTACAAAGATCTAAAAAAACCAGGAACATGTACTGTCAATGGTTTTTTTGGGATAGAAGAAGCTGTTAAAGTGATTAATGATTGTGAAGAGAGATACAAAAAAGAAATTGATCCTAAGTTAGTAAATTAACTAATTTTATTTTTCTCTAAATTTTTCAAATATTTCGCTTAGTATTTTTTCGGCACCTTGCTGCTTTAATTTTTTAGCTAGTTCTTTGCCTACTTCTTCGGGATCATTAATATTGCCAATATATTGATCTTTAATAAGCCTTTCTCCATCAAGAGATGCAACCATACCAGTAAGGCAAAGTTGTTCATTCTGAATTTTACTATTCACACCTATTGGTACTTGGCATCCACCTTCAAGCTCTCTTAAAAAAGCCCTTTCTGCTAGACATCTTTGACTGGTGGGTTTATCTTCTAAGGTATTTATAATTTCTAAAACTTTTTTATCATCAGATTTGCATTCAATGCCTAGTGCTCCTTGGCCAACGGCATGAAGGGAAACTTCACTTGGGATAATCTGGTGAATTCTTGATTCAAAGCCTAATCTCTTTAAACCAGCGGCTGCAAGAATTATACAATCAAATTCTCCTGCATCTAATTTTTCAATTCTTGTAATAACATTTCCCCTGATATCTTTGAAAACAAGATGAGGGTACTTATTTCTTAATTGTGCAAGTCTTCTTAGGGAGCTTGTTCCAACAATCGAACCTTCAGGTAAGTTTTCTAATTTATAACAGTCATTTTTTTTGTTTACTACTAAAGCATCTGCAGGATCCTCCCTTTTTGTAATGCATCCTAATTTAAGGCCATTAGGCAAATTGGTTGGTAGATCTTTTAAAGAATGTACTGCTATATCTGCATGGCCTACGAGCATTTGTGCTTCAAGTTCTTTTGTAAATAAGCCTTTGTCGCCTATTTTTGCTAAGGCTACATCAAGGATTTTGTCACCTTGAGTTGCCATAGCTTCTATGGATACCTCTAAATTGGGAATATTCCTTTCTAGTTGATCTTTAACCCATAAAGTTTGAACCATTGCTAGCTTACTTCTTCTACTAGCTATTTTTAGCTTAAAATTAGTCATTAAATATTATTTTGAGTTTGAATTAAAAATTAAGTCGAATTTATTTTAAGCTATTATTTTGCCAGTTTTTAAAGCTAATTATTATACTTAACTTTTTTTATTTTATATATTCTTTTAAAACCCCATTTCGATTTGGATGTCTAAGTTTTCTTAGGGCTTTTGCCTCTATTTGTCTAATTCTTTCTCTCGTCACATCAAAAATCTGGCCAATTTCTTCAAGAGTTTTCATTCTTCCATCATCAATTCCATATCTCAATCTGAGAACATCTCTTTCTCTTGGACTAAGAGTGGCTAATACTCCTTCCAAATCTTCTCTTAGTAAAGTTTTAGAAACATCTTGCTCTGGATTTTCTATATCAGCCTCTATAAAGTCTCCTAGTCTTGAGTCTTCTTCTTTCCCTATTGGAGTTTCTAAAGAAATAGGAAGTTGCGCACTTTTAGCTATAAATCTTAATTTTTCGATTGTCATTTCCATACTTTCAGCGATTTCTTCTTCAGTAGGTTTCCTCCCAAATTCTTGGCTAAGAACTTTTGTGGTTTTTTTAATTCTGGATATTGTCTCGTATAAGTGAACTGGCAATCTAATAGTTCTACTTTGATCCGCAATTGCTCTTGTAATGGCTTGGCGAATCCACCAAGTTGCATAAGTGGAGAACTTATAACCTTTTTCATGGTCGAATTTTTCAGCTGCCCTAATTAGACCCAAACTTCCTTCTTGGATTAAATCTTGAAATGATAAACCTCTGTTCATATATTTTTTAGCAATGGAAACAACTAATCTTAAATTTGATTGAACCATTTTTTCTTTAGCTCTCCGCCCTAAGAGAAGTCTTCTTCTAAATTTGGGAAGAGGCATATCTATTAACTCGGCCCATTCTCTTACAGATGGGAAATGTCCTTTTTCTGACTCATATTGAGTTGCTAGCTCTTCTAATTGGAGTAAGTCAGCAATTTTTCTTGCAAGCTCAATTTCTTCATCTGGTCTTAAAAGTCTAATTCTTCCAATTTCTTGGAGATAAACTCTTATTGAATCTTCAGTGTAGATACCTTTTGGCCCAAGTTTTATATTCCCGAGACCTTTATCTTCTTCAGAATCACTAAATTCATTATTGTTATTTTCAATATTGCTTTCGTTTAACTCAGCAGATGTCTGTAAAGTTTGATTATTTTTATTACTATCTTCTTCAACTACTGTTTCTAAATTTGTATTCATTTTTTTATTGATCTTTTTTTTTGAACTAGGCTTGGAATTCTTTGATTCTGCTGCGACTGGACACATAATTGACTCCTTTCTACGGTGAATTTAACTAGATAAAATTTTATTTAGGGCTAATTTGAACATTTAGTAGTAAAGTCCCCTCAATGTTTAAAAAACTTTTCAAAAAATGAGAATAAGAAAAGTTTTTTAAATTGTTGAAAAATTTAAATAGTGCTATAGATTACCTAAAGTAAAAAGTCTTGGGATTTCTCAGACAGGCAGATCATTTTTGAATTTTCATTAAATGATCAGAGCTTCATGTCTCCCTTAAGAACAGGATACTTACAATGTGCAAAAAACACTTTGTGGAATGTTCAACAATCCAATACTAAGAAAAAGTTTTGAAGCCGGCAAGTAATCAGTTATTAAATATCTCCTATAAATTGGAAATTTTGCTTGATATAGGTAGTAGTAATGAAAGCTTTTACTATTTAGATGGTAATAATCTTGGAGCAGAAGTTGGAGATATTGTAAGTGTGAGACTAAGGGGGAGATTATTGAATGGGTTGGTGATCTCCAAAAAAGACTTTTCGAGAATCAATAATGATGAATCAAATATTGCTGGAGGAAAAAGCATAAGATATTTGTTTGTTGAAAGTATTTTGCAGAAAAAAATAATTGATGAATCTTGGAGAGAATTGATAGACTCACTAGCCTCTTTTTATATGGTTAGTAATTTAAAAATGTTTAAAACTGCTTTTCCTCCTGGCTGGATTGGTAAATATAAAAATTTCTCTAAAGGTTTAAAAGATCAAATATGGATTGAAACAAAAAAAGAATTTGATATTGAGAAAAATGGATTAACCAAAAAAGAATTTTTTTTAATGGATACTTTATCTAAAAAAGGTAATTGGCAAAGTGAATTAATAAAGTCTGGTTTTAATTACACTCTAATTAACTCAATGGTCAGTAAAAATTATCTTCTTAAATCTAAAAGAAAAAAAAATATAAATAGTAAATTAAATTCCTTTTTTAAAGATCATATCGCAACGAAAAAACCAAATCTTACAAATGAGCAAAAAATTGCATTTCAAGAATATCAAATAATGAAACCAGGAGATGCATTACTTCTTTGGGGCGAAACAGGTTCAGGTAAAACAGAAGTGTATATGAGAATTGCTGAAGATCAATTTCTTAAGAAAAAAAGTTGTTTGATATTAGCCCCAGAAATCGGATTAATTCCACAACTTATTGATAGGTTTAGTAGGCGATTTAATAATATTGTTTACGAATATCATAGTAATTGTTCTCCCGATCATAGAACTTTAGTTTGGAAGAAAATTATTAATGCTAATGAACCTTTAATAGTAATAGGTACAAGGTCGGCAGTTTTTCTTCCAATCAAAAATATGGGAGTAATAATAATGGATGAAGAACATGATGTTTCTTATAAGCAAGATAGTCCCATGCCTTGCTATGACGCAAGAGAGATTGCTATTGAAATAGTAAAAAGGAATTCTGCAAAGTTAATTTTTGGGAGTGCAACCCCATCAATGAAGACTTGGAAAAAGTGTATTTTTGAAAGGAATTTTAAATTGGTAAGAATGATTCAAAGGATATCCAGTAATGAGACTCCTGAAATAAAAATTATTGATATGCGGGATGAGTTCAAGAATGGAAATATGAAAATTTTTTCCAATGAATTATTACAATTGCTTCCTCAACTATGCTTAAAAAAAGAGCAAGCAATAATTTTGATCCCTAGGAGGGGGCATAGTGGATTTTTAAGTTGTAGAAATTGCGGATATTTAATAAATTGCCCAAACTGTGACGTCCCTTTATCAGTTCATCTCGGAGCACAAGGAAAAAAATGGTTAAGGTGTCATTGGTGTGATCATAAATCAAGATTGATCAATCGTTGCCCAGATTGTCATTCAACTGCTTTCAAACCTTTTGGAATTGGTACGCAAAGGGTAATAGAGTTTTTAAATGAAGAATTTCCTGACTTAAGAGTACTTCGCTTTGATAGAGATACAACTTCAGGAAAGGATGGTCATAGAGATATTCTTTCAAAGTTTTCTAAAGGTGATGCTGATATTCTTGTCGGTACTCAGATGTTGGCAAAAGGTATTGACATCCCCAATATTACTCTTTCAGTAGTTATTGCAGCGGATGGGTTGCTTCATCGCCCAGATATTTCAGCAGAAGAAAAATCATTACAATTATTTTTGCAAGTAGCAGGAAGGGCCGGAAGGGCACAAAAAAAAGGGAAAGTAATTTTTCAAACATATAAACCTAACCACCCGGTGATTTCGTATCTTCAAAAAAGAGATTATGAAAGATTCTTAATTGAAAACTCCAGATTGAGAAAGGATGCTAATTTATTTCCATTTTGCACAATTTGCCTACTTAAATTATCAGGTGAAAATTATGAATTAACTGAGTCAATTGCAATAAAATTAGCAAAATATCTACTCAGTTTTTGTGAGAAAAAGAATTGGAAATTAATTGGTCCTGCCCCTAGTTTAATAGCTAAAGTCGGTAAAAAATTTAGATGGCAGATATTAATACATGGTCCTGAAGGAACAAAGATACCTTTACCTGATAGATCAATATTATGGAAACTTATTCCAAAAAATGTTTTTTTAACAATAGATGTTAATCCAGCAGAGTTGTAATTACTTTGATGGAAGTTGAGGTAAATCTGAACCTAATTTAAATCTATAGAATCTTAATAAATAAGCCAATATTATAATTATTAAAATAATAGATATCCCAATCAAGAGTTTGTTAGAGCTCCAGAAAGAAAATTCAAGACTATTTATCTGCCCTTGAGTTAAATCCCAAA contains:
- a CDS encoding flippase-like domain-containing protein — translated: MRFNLSSQSYWKFLKKFNFGILKSTFFISSLLYFCIYFFYNIDQITFDINLEKNGINLFLSFLFCVLSIYLNAYGWKYIVKWFGKEFKSNNLVSFYVLTNILKYVPGGIWHFVERFNFIKKISNPQIALYSTLIEPYFMLSGSFLLASLGLIFSPLYSFLIFPLVFLNRKLIYFILKRLRTLKGKVFEVLRLQNLNGQFEERTNIISFFPSRALLLEIGFVLSKFVGFYFCLNTFYQSNTLDIIFLLVIFSLSWSLGLVVPTAPGGVGVFEACLLFLVGRNIPQNAIFVCLIYFRIISTSADLLLSFPFLIRKIFKRI
- a CDS encoding YjbQ family protein translates to MEQIFSKLKFITHGEGFIDITYDLNLCVKKNNFHSGILNLTSLHTSCSLTINENADPNVLRDLKQYMQSIVPYDSYLTLSKNREEISYKHYQEGADDMPAHIKTSLTNTCLSLSFQDGKIMLGTWQAVYLWEHRFDQKERIINVHIIGEKK
- a CDS encoding GTP-binding protein yields the protein MSKNLLPVTIISGFLGSGKTTLLNHILKNQVGLKTAVLVNEFGEIGIDNDLIIEGSEDMIELNNGCICCSINGELLNTVSKVLERAEKLDYLIVETTGLADPLPVAMTFAAGDLREKVRLDSIITVIDGENFDFEINNTSVAYSQILYGDILLLNKCDLVNEVQLKKVEKFINKIKKEPRILRSTNSEVGLQTIMSVGLFETDTFQFDKDKEDVKDNSHDHSSHSHDHSSHSHDHSSHSHDHSSHSHDHSSHSHDHSSHSHDHSSHSHDLINNIDGFTSVSYETFEPFSLRKFQYFLDNQISQNVFRAKGILWFMESERKHIFHLSGKRFSLDDEEWTKEKSNKIVLIGKDLDHQTIKKQLSSCRFSTD
- the rpoD gene encoding RNA polymerase sigma factor RpoD, which translates into the protein MCPVAAESKNSKPSSKKKINKKMNTNLETVVEEDSNKNNQTLQTSAELNESNIENNNNEFSDSEEDKGLGNIKLGPKGIYTEDSIRVYLQEIGRIRLLRPDEEIELARKIADLLQLEELATQYESEKGHFPSVREWAELIDMPLPKFRRRLLLGRRAKEKMVQSNLRLVVSIAKKYMNRGLSFQDLIQEGSLGLIRAAEKFDHEKGYKFSTYATWWIRQAITRAIADQSRTIRLPVHLYETISRIKKTTKVLSQEFGRKPTEEEIAESMEMTIEKLRFIAKSAQLPISLETPIGKEEDSRLGDFIEADIENPEQDVSKTLLREDLEGVLATLSPRERDVLRLRYGIDDGRMKTLEEIGQIFDVTRERIRQIEAKALRKLRHPNRNGVLKEYIK
- a CDS encoding carboxypeptidase M32, whose amino-acid sequence is MAETHWNKLGAYLKETQILGSIQNTLYWDQNTGMPKKGASWRSEQLTYIAKVLHERNSSEEFSNLIQSAKNELADIERNSDNQLFIKDKERNISLLLKEFNRERNLDPKLVESLAKAKSKGYESWQEAKEKSDFKIFLPFFEELVKLRIEEAKQTSDQYSPWETLAQPFEPELTLKWLNKMFQPLKDTLPELIRGINKSKKYHWDLSPESQHNLCSQLLDEFGRDKDLVVVGKSPHPFSITLGPNDFRITTRIVEGEPLSSFLATAHEWGHSIYEQGLPSQSHQWFAWPLGQATSMGIHESQSLFWENRIVKSKSFSKRFFNKFVSAGCSLNNYLELWKSINHLEAGLNRVEADELTYGLHILIRTELEIDLIERGLPAEDIPKEWNKRYDELLGIKPSNDSEGCLQDVHWSEGAFGYFPSYLLGHVISAQISSQMERDIGLIDNLIENGEYQKIIFWLKNNIHKYGRSVNCMELVRAVTNEELSPNYFINHLRSKINDFC
- a CDS encoding inorganic diphosphatase, which translates into the protein MANLNQPPSRVTPNLLHILNAFTDSSNTIINTIVELNSNTINKYELITETGHLKLDRVGYSSLAYPFAYGCIPRTWDEDGDPLDVEIVGVTEPLIPGSIVEARIIGLMKFDDGGEVDDKVIAVLADDKRMDHISSYEELGDHWLKETMYYWEHYKDLKKPGTCTVNGFFGIEEAVKVINDCEERYKKEIDPKLVN
- the hemC gene encoding hydroxymethylbilane synthase gives rise to the protein MTNFKLKIASRRSKLAMVQTLWVKDQLERNIPNLEVSIEAMATQGDKILDVALAKIGDKGLFTKELEAQMLVGHADIAVHSLKDLPTNLPNGLKLGCITKREDPADALVVNKKNDCYKLENLPEGSIVGTSSLRRLAQLRNKYPHLVFKDIRGNVITRIEKLDAGEFDCIILAAAGLKRLGFESRIHQIIPSEVSLHAVGQGALGIECKSDDKKVLEIINTLEDKPTSQRCLAERAFLRELEGGCQVPIGVNSKIQNEQLCLTGMVASLDGERLIKDQYIGNINDPEEVGKELAKKLKQQGAEKILSEIFEKFREK
- a CDS encoding 4a-hydroxytetrahydrobiopterin dehydratase yields the protein MEPYILQDEELNELVVKIPGWEIKSKQIQREFNFANFIEAFAFMTKVALICEKYNHHPNWENVYAKVIIKLNTHDLGGITNLDQTLASEINKIFDQ
- a CDS encoding iron ABC transporter permease; its protein translation is MKILIKGFKKAVNELKLLFTISVIVSILVIIPICNFLLEGIQYVLSGNFSLGIAGGEEVLGTLKVLALTSLFGGGLGTINGWLLSNCDFKFRKILRIFQLVPLAAPAYLITAVLQDLGSIFGYQVTGLWWGVLILSISTYPYVFILANESFNKFGINQINASRGLGVGPWRSFFKIAFPMAMPALITGISLMCMEVMNELGTFALLNIPSISTGIAENWIIEGDPKSAIGLSLVALSIIFTLIIFEKFSRRKSKRWSENPASKDSQGWELKKNRAFLAIIISLFPPIFSFGIPFFWVLLNIDQIHKGLSLELLNLSFRTISLGFFTALITMLFSLIISLARRPNKNLFLELITNLAGIGYAIPGTVLALSLISVSSSKLNFIAICLLIWGYLVRFLTISKGSIDSSLERISPGLDEAALGLGENWLGIIKKIHLPLLQGPIFVGSLLVFVDTIKELPITFILRPFDFDTLSVRIYQYAGDERMVEAILPAIFIMILGLIASITLIPSLEKKN